A region from the uncultured Sunxiuqinia sp. genome encodes:
- the ricT gene encoding regulatory iron-sulfur-containing complex subunit RicT: MDDQLSIERGCCEKSAGTCAKLEVYDWLDDVINKSGDDDIIEVRFKNTRKDYYKNVNNLKLKSGDIIAVEASPGHDIGLVTLTGALVKHQMKKHKVTLINGELRKVYRKAKSVDIDKWREAMSLEHQTMIESRKIAADLRLNMKIGDVEYQGDRTKAIFYYIADERVDFRQLIRVLADTFRIRIEMKQIGARQEAGRIGGIGPCGRELCCATWIGNFVSVTTNAARYQEISLNPQKLAGQCGKLKCCLNFEVDAYIDAQKDFPPSNIPLESEEGRFYFQKADVFNRTLYYTSNSSSVSGPVAVSVERAKEIIRLNKRGKKVEKVADRIIEVKTQQNKGFEDVIPQESLTRFDEPKPRHRKKKKRFTKNKSSRPPRNKK, encoded by the coding sequence ATGGATGATCAACTATCAATCGAGCGGGGATGTTGTGAGAAATCTGCCGGGACGTGCGCAAAACTAGAAGTTTACGACTGGCTGGACGATGTGATCAATAAGTCAGGTGATGACGACATTATAGAAGTTCGGTTTAAAAATACGCGAAAAGATTATTACAAAAATGTAAATAATCTGAAACTGAAATCGGGAGATATTATCGCTGTTGAGGCAAGTCCAGGGCACGATATTGGTCTTGTTACATTAACCGGGGCTTTAGTGAAACACCAAATGAAAAAGCACAAGGTAACCTTGATTAATGGCGAACTTCGCAAGGTTTACCGAAAAGCAAAATCAGTTGATATTGACAAATGGCGAGAGGCAATGAGCCTGGAGCACCAAACAATGATTGAGTCACGTAAAATTGCTGCCGACCTTCGTTTAAATATGAAAATTGGTGATGTAGAGTACCAAGGGGATCGCACCAAAGCCATATTCTACTACATTGCTGATGAACGTGTTGATTTTCGGCAGCTGATTCGGGTGCTGGCTGATACATTCCGTATTCGTATTGAAATGAAGCAAATAGGTGCCCGACAAGAAGCCGGAAGAATTGGAGGAATTGGCCCATGCGGACGTGAACTTTGTTGTGCTACCTGGATCGGCAACTTTGTTTCGGTAACCACTAATGCTGCCCGTTACCAGGAAATTTCACTAAACCCTCAGAAGTTGGCCGGGCAATGTGGAAAACTAAAATGTTGTTTGAACTTTGAAGTTGATGCTTACATTGATGCTCAAAAGGATTTCCCTCCGAGTAATATTCCTTTGGAATCAGAAGAGGGGCGATTCTATTTTCAAAAGGCTGATGTATTTAACCGCACGCTTTATTACACGTCAAACAGTAGTTCTGTTTCAGGGCCTGTTGCCGTTAGTGTTGAGCGGGCCAAGGAAATCATCCGATTAAATAAAAGAGGCAAAAAGGTCGAGAAAGTTGCCGACCGTATTATTGAAGTCAAAACGCAACAGAACAAAGGGTTTGAGGATGTCATTCCCCAAGAAAGCCTGACTCGTTTCGATGAGCCTAAGCCACGCCATCGCAAAAAGAAAAAGCGGTTTACAAAGAACAAATCATCACGACCTCCAAGAAATAAGAAATGA
- a CDS encoding gliding motility lipoprotein GldH — protein sequence MRNLIHIFVSLLLLVGCDTNRAYEDYKTIDPSGWNKDSVAQFDVNVPEIGQPYNIYINVRNKGNYPNSNLWLFMEIQEPEGKLLTDTIEYILAEKSGKWRGSGIGDLFDNQFIYRKNVVFEKDGTYQFRIQQGMRTETLKGIHDIGLRIEKLNN from the coding sequence ATGAGGAATTTGATTCATATTTTTGTCTCTCTGCTTTTGTTGGTTGGATGCGATACTAACAGGGCGTATGAGGATTATAAAACCATTGATCCATCCGGTTGGAATAAGGATTCTGTTGCTCAATTCGATGTCAATGTGCCTGAGATAGGTCAGCCATACAATATATACATCAATGTTCGAAACAAAGGAAATTATCCGAACAGCAACCTCTGGTTGTTCATGGAAATTCAGGAGCCGGAGGGAAAGCTACTGACGGATACGATCGAATATATTTTGGCTGAAAAATCGGGGAAATGGCGCGGAAGTGGAATTGGAGATTTGTTTGACAATCAGTTTATTTATCGAAAAAATGTTGTTTTTGAGAAAGATGGAACCTACCAATTTCGCATTCAACAAGGCATGCGAACTGAAACACTGAAAGGTATCCACGATATTGGACTTCGAATTGAGAAATTAAATAATTAG
- the trmB gene encoding tRNA (guanosine(46)-N7)-methyltransferase TrmB, with the protein MGKNKLAKFTEMATFGHVIQAPYDKHNHKDHELKGNWATNFFKNENPIVLELGCGKGEYTVSLAEYFPGMNFIGVDIKGARMWRGAKSAHEKRLKNVAFIRTNIEIIDSFLGAEEVSEIWLTFPDPQMKKHTKRLTATTFMNRYRRFLKPKGVIHLKTDSNFQYQYTLAMVKENNFPILTEIQDIDHSLSTDEVLSIQTFYEKQWRERGIPIKYLSFQLNADKPLREPDVEIEKDPYRSFGRSARE; encoded by the coding sequence GTGGGAAAGAATAAATTGGCCAAATTTACTGAAATGGCCACATTTGGTCATGTTATCCAGGCTCCCTACGATAAGCATAATCATAAAGATCATGAATTGAAGGGAAACTGGGCAACGAACTTTTTTAAGAATGAAAATCCGATTGTTTTAGAATTAGGATGTGGGAAAGGTGAATACACTGTTTCATTGGCTGAATATTTTCCCGGTATGAACTTTATAGGGGTAGATATAAAAGGAGCCCGAATGTGGAGAGGGGCAAAGTCAGCTCATGAAAAGAGGTTGAAAAACGTTGCTTTTATTCGAACCAATATCGAAATTATAGATTCTTTTTTGGGAGCTGAAGAGGTGTCCGAAATCTGGTTGACATTTCCCGATCCGCAAATGAAAAAGCACACCAAGAGACTTACTGCTACAACATTTATGAATCGGTACAGACGTTTTCTTAAACCGAAAGGCGTCATTCATTTAAAGACTGATAGTAATTTTCAATATCAATATACCTTAGCGATGGTTAAGGAGAATAACTTTCCCATTTTGACAGAAATTCAGGATATTGATCATTCTCTTTCGACAGATGAAGTTCTGTCCATTCAAACTTTTTATGAGAAACAGTGGCGGGAACGCGGCATTCCGATTAAATACTTGTCATTTCAACTGAATGCTGATAAACCATTGCGCGAGCCCGATGTTGAGATAGAAAAAGATCCGTACCGGAGTTTTGGTCGTTCGGCAAGAGAATAA
- a CDS encoding MGMT family protein, translating to MDNFFEKAWEVACQIPVGRVTSYGAIARYLGTARSARMVGWAMNNSRASKVNVPAHRVVNRKGLLTGKNHFQGQQVMKELLESEGITVEDDQILNFEYVFWDPVKELGIQ from the coding sequence ATGGATAATTTCTTTGAAAAGGCCTGGGAAGTAGCCTGTCAGATCCCGGTGGGGAGGGTGACCAGTTATGGCGCTATTGCCCGTTATTTGGGCACGGCTCGTTCTGCTCGAATGGTTGGTTGGGCAATGAACAATTCCCGCGCATCAAAAGTTAATGTTCCCGCACACCGGGTTGTTAATCGCAAGGGATTGCTTACCGGTAAAAATCATTTTCAAGGACAGCAAGTGATGAAAGAATTGCTGGAAAGTGAAGGGATTACTGTCGAAGATGACCAAATTCTCAATTTTGAATACGTATTTTGGGATCCGGTCAAAGAGTTAGGAATTCAATAA
- a CDS encoding Mrp/NBP35 family ATP-binding protein produces MSDTPRKFIVPKNVTDVLRKVQFPGGKENIVDLDMVQEIRIAGKKVSFSLVFQRSDDPNIGAVIQQCEQIIEQELGPDVEIKGNITAKAIHQMERPILPGVKNIIAVSSGKGGVGKSTVAVNLAVSLAKTGASVGLIDADIFGPSVPKMFGAEKIQPSGVKKDGREMIEPVFQHGVKILSIGFFVAGDDALVWRGPMASNALKQMITEGNWGELDYLLIDLPPGTSDIHLTLVQTVPVTGAVIVSTPQDVALADVIKGVGMFRGKNVDVPVLGLVENMAWFTPEELPDNKYYIFGKDGAKNLAEKMEIPLVGQIPLVQGIREGGDSGVPAAVDEQSPMGKAFLDVAANTIKQVELRNKDIDPTKKVKVSRK; encoded by the coding sequence ATGTCTGATACACCACGAAAATTTATCGTTCCCAAAAACGTAACCGATGTACTTCGGAAAGTGCAATTTCCCGGAGGAAAAGAAAATATTGTTGATCTGGACATGGTTCAGGAGATAAGAATAGCTGGGAAAAAAGTTAGTTTTTCACTTGTCTTTCAACGCTCCGATGATCCAAATATAGGAGCTGTGATTCAGCAGTGTGAGCAAATTATTGAGCAAGAGCTTGGGCCTGATGTCGAGATCAAAGGAAACATTACAGCCAAAGCAATCCATCAAATGGAGCGTCCGATTTTACCGGGCGTAAAAAATATTATTGCCGTGTCATCCGGAAAGGGAGGCGTTGGAAAATCAACTGTTGCTGTTAATTTGGCCGTTTCGTTGGCCAAAACTGGCGCTTCGGTTGGCTTGATTGATGCGGATATTTTTGGTCCTTCGGTGCCTAAGATGTTTGGAGCAGAAAAAATTCAGCCGAGCGGAGTCAAGAAAGATGGAAGAGAAATGATTGAGCCAGTCTTTCAGCATGGGGTGAAAATCCTTTCGATCGGCTTTTTTGTGGCTGGCGACGATGCCTTAGTTTGGCGTGGCCCAATGGCAAGCAATGCGTTAAAGCAGATGATTACCGAAGGAAATTGGGGCGAGTTAGACTATCTGCTGATCGACCTTCCTCCGGGCACAAGTGATATTCACCTGACCTTGGTGCAAACCGTTCCGGTTACGGGAGCTGTCATTGTATCTACACCGCAAGATGTGGCTTTGGCTGATGTAATTAAAGGGGTAGGCATGTTCCGGGGAAAAAATGTTGATGTGCCGGTTTTAGGGCTGGTTGAAAATATGGCTTGGTTTACTCCTGAAGAACTGCCTGATAACAAGTATTATATTTTTGGAAAGGACGGCGCTAAAAACCTGGCCGAAAAGATGGAAATTCCATTGGTGGGTCAAATTCCATTGGTGCAGGGAATTCGCGAAGGAGGTGACTCTGGGGTTCCCGCTGCTGTTGACGAACAGTCTCCTATGGGGAAGGCATTTCTTGATGTGGCTGCCAATACGATTAAGCAAGTAGAATTGAGAAATAAAGATATAGATCCTACTAAAAAAGTGAAGGTAAGTAGGAAATAA
- a CDS encoding tetratricopeptide repeat protein, producing MSRNLLHTSFIVFVLAILSGCSAEKNTRISRAYHNLTSHYNVYFNGKESLKSGVERINQSVEDDFTKLLPIYKSSQPGTGQMAQSDMEYAIMKASKLIKVHSITKKPKRRKNRSRAYIRLASKEEYNNWVDDSYILMGKAYFYMKNYMAAIENLSHVVRKFSEEDTKYEAYVWLVRCYTELERYNEALELIQNVNASEDFPQKYDEEFALAVADFYFRQNEFNEAIPNLKIAIDETSGKKKKVRLKYILAQLYEETGQNALATETYREVARMNPPYEMAFNARINAAGSFSGEGDVAKLKKELNKMLRDSKNYEYRDQIYFALGNIFMTEGNKQVATDNYIQSAAASSVNTFQRALSCLTLADIYFNDKEYKNAQSYYDSAMVVIDETYPKYETIVERYNSLTRLTNNLYTVEREDSLQHIASLSEKERNDLVTKWINQAREEEQRQRQLANAEMMDRNFFRMNQSRMGLSQQRQGSGWYFYNPTTVAYGKVEFKQIWGDRKLEDNWRRSNKGSAGDFEMEELVDSESGVDNSEIRVDDPLEREFYLQDVPTTEEEMTESHQRIKEALYNAGRIFKQDFENYEHSINEYEELLARYDNTIYELTAYFELWDLYKQLGDDQKSEYYKSRIIAEYPDSKYAKYLINPFFFVELEARQDSMNNLYQKAFYNYRQGNYQDAGELARQIKSMEPDTLLMPKVAFIETIADGIKADWTQFGKMLNKHVQTYPESGTVPLANEILKLIEDSTLADYQKLVEIGYLNDQIQNQELLPENQADQDEFGGKFSYDEELLHYFVIAIPRSEEVDLNRLKFDIANYNIDHYTKMDFDIETENLNDETILVVVRPLPDKEQSLIYFRSIIRKREVFETLQDIQYVNFVASSYNYREILSDKNYLEYLKYFVKNYSRFISNDFPADELADPEELMAKARAEEDKLVEKGSFVVVKADETEGLYAKETDVPQYFVIAVNDPKFDLRALTPGFNRYNRSQFGEKNLTIEQQKFGDYQLMVVKSLANIREAMGYFSKVVANRTLYESLETRSYRNFIISQTNLEKMISESSIDDYIEFFRDYYISGNFAENESQPTGASTTPVNNITSAIAPVQPAEPTYEGPFDTNVSGKQNFVLIIPKNGVDDTAVKSAIEAHNASNFPNMNLAVERGEFNVDNYILTVTDIQDQESGLNYLRSIVRNQQVYQPLSEVSYRNFVLTPANLSILLDNKDTSKYLDFYKAYYLNRQER from the coding sequence TTGAGCAGAAATTTACTACATACCTCCTTCATCGTATTTGTACTGGCTATTCTTAGTGGTTGCTCCGCCGAAAAAAATACGCGTATATCGCGTGCCTATCACAACTTGACATCGCATTACAATGTGTACTTCAACGGTAAAGAGAGTCTTAAGTCCGGCGTTGAGCGCATTAACCAATCAGTGGAAGATGACTTTACCAAGTTGCTTCCAATTTATAAGTCGAGCCAACCGGGAACCGGGCAAATGGCCCAGTCTGATATGGAGTATGCCATCATGAAAGCATCGAAACTGATTAAGGTCCATTCGATTACCAAAAAGCCCAAAAGAAGAAAAAACAGAAGCCGGGCATACATACGATTGGCAAGTAAGGAAGAATATAACAACTGGGTGGATGATAGTTATATATTGATGGGAAAGGCCTATTTCTATATGAAAAACTATATGGCTGCCATCGAGAACCTGTCGCATGTTGTTCGCAAATTTAGTGAAGAGGACACCAAGTATGAGGCGTACGTTTGGCTGGTTCGTTGTTATACTGAATTAGAACGTTACAATGAGGCACTGGAACTGATTCAAAATGTAAATGCCAGTGAGGATTTCCCCCAAAAGTACGACGAAGAGTTTGCGTTGGCTGTAGCCGACTTTTACTTCAGGCAAAATGAATTTAATGAGGCCATCCCAAATCTGAAAATAGCGATAGACGAAACTTCTGGTAAGAAAAAGAAAGTTCGTTTAAAATATATTTTGGCTCAGCTCTATGAAGAAACCGGGCAAAATGCTTTGGCTACTGAAACCTATCGCGAAGTTGCCAGAATGAATCCTCCCTATGAGATGGCTTTCAACGCCCGAATCAATGCTGCCGGTTCTTTTTCTGGTGAAGGCGATGTAGCGAAGTTGAAAAAGGAATTAAATAAAATGCTGCGCGACTCAAAAAATTATGAATATCGCGATCAGATTTATTTTGCTTTGGGGAATATTTTCATGACCGAGGGAAACAAACAGGTCGCTACTGATAATTATATCCAATCGGCAGCGGCAAGTAGCGTGAATACGTTCCAACGCGCCTTATCGTGCCTCACCTTAGCTGATATTTACTTCAATGATAAGGAATATAAAAATGCTCAAAGTTATTACGATAGCGCCATGGTTGTTATCGATGAAACATACCCTAAATATGAAACAATTGTTGAACGGTATAATAGTTTAACCCGACTGACAAACAACCTGTATACTGTTGAGCGGGAGGATAGTTTGCAACACATCGCTTCTTTAAGTGAAAAGGAGCGAAACGATTTAGTAACGAAATGGATTAACCAAGCACGCGAAGAGGAGCAACGCCAGCGTCAGTTGGCCAATGCAGAGATGATGGATCGAAATTTTTTCCGAATGAACCAATCGCGTATGGGATTAAGCCAGCAGAGACAGGGGAGTGGCTGGTATTTTTACAACCCAACAACGGTAGCTTATGGTAAGGTTGAATTCAAGCAGATTTGGGGGGACCGTAAATTGGAGGATAACTGGCGTCGAAGCAACAAGGGTTCAGCAGGCGATTTTGAAATGGAAGAGTTGGTTGATAGTGAATCAGGTGTTGATAACAGCGAGATTCGCGTGGATGATCCACTGGAACGTGAATTCTACCTACAAGATGTTCCAACAACGGAAGAGGAAATGACTGAATCTCATCAGCGAATTAAAGAAGCCTTGTATAATGCCGGACGAATTTTTAAGCAAGACTTTGAAAATTACGAGCACTCGATTAACGAGTATGAAGAATTGCTGGCAAGGTATGACAATACGATATATGAACTTACAGCCTATTTTGAGTTGTGGGATTTATATAAACAACTTGGGGATGACCAAAAATCGGAGTATTACAAAAGCAGGATTATTGCTGAATACCCCGATAGTAAATATGCAAAATATCTGATAAACCCATTCTTTTTTGTTGAGCTTGAAGCCCGGCAAGATAGCATGAATAACTTGTATCAGAAGGCATTTTACAACTATCGACAAGGTAATTATCAAGATGCAGGCGAATTGGCCAGACAAATAAAAAGCATGGAGCCTGACACTTTGCTGATGCCCAAGGTTGCTTTTATTGAAACCATCGCTGACGGTATTAAGGCTGACTGGACACAGTTTGGGAAGATGTTGAATAAACATGTTCAGACTTATCCAGAAAGTGGCACTGTGCCATTAGCAAACGAAATCCTTAAATTGATTGAAGATAGTACTCTGGCTGATTATCAGAAGCTAGTGGAAATTGGGTACTTGAATGATCAAATTCAGAATCAGGAGCTTCTTCCTGAAAATCAGGCCGACCAGGATGAGTTTGGTGGTAAATTTTCGTATGATGAAGAGTTGTTGCATTATTTCGTAATTGCAATTCCCCGGAGCGAAGAGGTTGACTTAAACCGCTTGAAGTTCGATATTGCCAACTATAACATCGACCATTATACAAAGATGGATTTCGACATTGAAACCGAAAATTTGAATGACGAAACGATATTGGTTGTTGTGAGGCCGCTGCCTGACAAAGAGCAAAGTTTGATTTATTTCCGTTCAATCATTCGCAAGCGTGAAGTTTTCGAAACCCTTCAGGATATTCAGTATGTCAACTTTGTGGCTTCGTCATACAACTATCGCGAAATTTTATCAGACAAAAATTACCTGGAATACCTGAAATACTTCGTTAAGAATTATAGTCGATTTATTAGCAACGACTTCCCTGCAGATGAATTAGCAGACCCGGAAGAATTGATGGCAAAAGCTCGTGCGGAGGAAGATAAGCTAGTTGAAAAAGGTTCTTTTGTCGTGGTGAAAGCTGATGAAACAGAAGGTTTGTACGCTAAAGAGACCGATGTGCCTCAGTATTTTGTCATTGCTGTTAACGATCCGAAGTTTGACCTGCGGGCACTTACTCCCGGATTTAACCGATACAACCGCTCGCAATTTGGTGAGAAAAACCTCACGATCGAACAGCAAAAGTTTGGAGATTATCAGTTGATGGTCGTTAAATCGTTGGCTAACATTCGCGAGGCAATGGGGTATTTCAGCAAGGTGGTTGCCAATCGTACTTTATACGAGAGTCTGGAAACCCGCAGTTACCGCAACTTTATTATTTCACAGACGAACTTGGAGAAAATGATCTCTGAAAGCTCGATTGATGATTATATTGAGTTTTTCCGGGATTATTATATTAGCGGTAATTTTGCTGAAAATGAATCGCAACCAACAGGAGCTTCAACAACACCAGTAAATAACATAACATCAGCGATTGCTCCGGTTCAGCCGGCAGAACCTACGTACGAAGGGCCTTTCGATACCAATGTGTCCGGGAAGCAAAACTTTGTGTTAATCATTCCTAAAAACGGAGTTGATGACACAGCAGTTAAGTCAGCCATAGAAGCACACAATGCAAGTAACTTCCCGAATATGAACTTGGCGGTTGAACGAGGCGAGTTCAATGTTGACAACTACATTCTAACGGTTACCGATATTCAAGATCAGGAATCGGGTTTGAATTATCTCCGAAGCATTGTTCGCAATCAACAGGTTTATCAACCACTATCGGAGGTCAGCTACCGCAATTTTGTACTTACGCCAGCTAATTTATCCATATTGCTTGACAATAAGGATACAAGTAAATACCTCGATTTCTACAAAGCTTACTACCTGAATCGCCAGGAGCGTTAA
- a CDS encoding response regulator, protein MKTIRILWVDDEIDLLRAHIIFLQEKGYDVMTANNGADSIDLVRENHFDIIFLDENMPGRTGLETLDEIKAIDPNVPVVMITKSEEEDIMDQAIGSKIADYLIKPVNPKQVLLTIKKNVDQNELVTRKTTSAYQSEFAKIGMRINERLDWKEWTDVYRKLVFWELELSASQDSTMDEVLKMQKAEANKAFSRYIKANYLSWFDKDAEDRPILSPDIFRKKVFPQLDKGHKVLVLVIDNLRYDQFRVLSSAVSQYYQTEEEDLYYSILPTATMYARNSIFAGLMPAEIAKLFPEYWEDDDNEGNKNVHERELMQTQMKRRGRTDKLYFEKITNPRAGKRLNDNLGNILQNDLSVMVFNFVDMLSHARTEMEMMKELASDEKAYRSLTMSWFIHSTMFELLKTLSEHKIKVILTTDHGTIRVDNALKVIGDRETNTNLRYKIGRNLNYNAKQVFEIRSPEKAHLPGRNVSSSYIFAMDNDFFAYPNNYNHYVQYYRDTYQHGGISLEEMIIPVITLSPKS, encoded by the coding sequence ATGAAGACAATACGTATACTTTGGGTTGACGATGAAATTGATTTATTAAGAGCCCATATTATTTTCCTGCAAGAAAAAGGTTACGATGTAATGACAGCTAATAACGGAGCTGACAGCATCGACCTTGTTCGTGAAAATCATTTTGACATCATCTTTTTGGATGAAAATATGCCGGGGCGAACCGGGCTGGAAACACTGGATGAAATAAAAGCCATTGATCCGAATGTTCCGGTGGTAATGATTACTAAAAGTGAGGAAGAAGATATTATGGATCAGGCCATCGGCTCAAAAATAGCTGACTACCTGATTAAACCGGTTAATCCCAAGCAAGTTCTTCTTACAATAAAAAAGAATGTTGATCAGAATGAGCTGGTTACTCGAAAAACGACTTCAGCTTACCAGAGCGAATTTGCCAAGATTGGTATGCGAATCAACGAGCGGTTGGATTGGAAAGAGTGGACTGATGTGTATCGGAAACTGGTATTTTGGGAATTGGAATTGAGTGCGTCGCAAGATTCTACCATGGATGAAGTGCTGAAAATGCAAAAGGCTGAAGCGAACAAAGCCTTTAGCCGGTACATTAAAGCAAATTATTTGAGTTGGTTCGATAAAGATGCAGAAGATCGGCCAATCTTGTCTCCTGATATTTTCAGGAAGAAAGTTTTTCCACAGCTTGATAAAGGACACAAAGTACTGGTTTTAGTTATTGATAACCTGCGATATGATCAATTTCGAGTGCTAAGCTCAGCGGTTAGTCAGTATTATCAAACCGAAGAAGAAGATCTATACTATAGTATCTTACCCACTGCAACCATGTATGCCCGAAATTCAATTTTTGCAGGTTTAATGCCTGCTGAAATTGCCAAGTTATTCCCCGAATATTGGGAGGACGACGATAACGAAGGAAACAAAAATGTGCACGAACGTGAGCTGATGCAAACGCAGATGAAGCGCCGAGGACGCACGGATAAATTGTACTTTGAAAAGATTACCAATCCCAGAGCGGGGAAAAGACTCAACGATAATTTGGGAAATATCTTGCAAAATGATTTGTCGGTTATGGTGTTCAACTTTGTGGATATGCTTTCGCACGCTCGTACTGAGATGGAGATGATGAAAGAGCTGGCCAGCGATGAGAAAGCATATCGCTCGTTAACAATGAGTTGGTTTATTCACTCGACCATGTTTGAACTGTTGAAAACACTATCTGAACACAAAATAAAAGTGATTTTAACGACCGATCATGGAACTATAAGGGTGGATAATGCACTGAAGGTGATTGGGGATAGGGAAACAAATACCAATCTTCGGTATAAAATTGGGCGTAATTTAAATTATAATGCAAAACAGGTATTTGAAATTAGAAGTCCTGAAAAAGCCCACTTGCCAGGAAGAAATGTCAGTTCGAGTTATATTTTTGCGATGGATAATGATTTTTTTGCCTATCCCAATAATTACAATCACTATGTACAGTATTATCGCGATACGTATCAGCATGGTGGAATATCACTCGAGGAGATGATTATTCCGGTAATTACATTGTCTCCAAAATCTTAA
- a CDS encoding ATP-binding cassette domain-containing protein: protein MITIQNIFKSFEDKQVLSNISTVFEPGKTNLIIGRSGSGKTVLLKSIVGLHDVDEGTIFYDDRNFTQMNEKLRKKLRQEMGMVFQGGALFDSFNVEENVRFPLDMFTNKTAKEKQERVDFCLDRVNIDKAHKLYPAEISGGMNKRVAIARAIVMNPKYLFCDEPNSGLDPETSLVIDELIHELTVDFKMTTVINTHDMNSVMEIGDKILFISEGVTCWQGDKDKILEADNHKLQEFVFANKTYRQQRDDKIDSKN from the coding sequence ATGATTACCATTCAAAATATATTTAAATCATTTGAGGACAAACAAGTTTTGAGCAACATCTCTACTGTTTTCGAGCCCGGAAAAACGAACCTGATCATTGGACGAAGTGGTAGCGGAAAGACTGTTCTGTTGAAATCAATTGTTGGTCTTCATGATGTGGATGAAGGAACTATTTTTTATGACGACCGTAATTTCACTCAAATGAATGAAAAGCTGCGGAAAAAACTACGCCAGGAAATGGGCATGGTTTTTCAGGGTGGCGCTTTGTTCGATTCATTTAATGTTGAAGAAAACGTGAGATTTCCACTTGACATGTTCACAAACAAAACAGCGAAAGAGAAACAAGAACGGGTTGATTTTTGCCTCGACCGGGTTAATATCGACAAAGCCCACAAGCTTTATCCGGCCGAGATATCAGGTGGTATGAACAAGCGAGTAGCAATTGCCCGCGCCATTGTTATGAATCCGAAGTATTTGTTCTGTGACGAACCAAACTCAGGATTGGATCCTGAAACTTCATTGGTTATCGATGAGCTGATTCATGAACTCACCGTAGATTTCAAAATGACCACAGTCATCAATACCCACGACATGAACTCGGTAATGGAAATCGGCGATAAAATTTTATTTATCAGTGAAGGAGTAACCTGCTGGCAAGGCGATAAAGATAAAATACTAGAGGCCGACAACCACAAACTTCAGGAATTTGTATTTGCCAACAAAACATACCGGCAACAGCGAGATGACAAAATTGACAGTAAAAATTAA
- a CDS encoding ABC transporter permease produces the protein MKFFFHVGRYFTLLGRAFSRPEKHRIYLRRLFTELEQLGLDSVGIVAIISIFMGGIITLQVAYNMSSPLFPSYLIGLGNRDTLILEFSSTILALIMAGKIGSNITSEIGSMRVTEQIDSLEIMGINSASFLIMPKTLAVVFIFPFLFVLSVFFGLIGGLIVGPAVGAVTAPDYINGIQYMFTSYYVTFSMIKTLFFGFLVATVPAYFGYFVEGGAFEVGAASTRAVVNTNILILVFDLILTQLLF, from the coding sequence ATGAAGTTTTTCTTTCACGTAGGACGCTATTTTACTCTGTTGGGTAGAGCTTTTTCTCGCCCCGAAAAGCATCGTATTTATTTACGGAGGCTATTTACAGAACTCGAACAACTAGGGCTTGATTCGGTCGGCATTGTTGCTATTATCTCCATCTTTATGGGTGGTATTATTACCTTACAAGTTGCCTACAACATGTCGAGTCCGCTATTTCCAAGTTACTTAATCGGACTGGGAAACAGAGATACACTAATTCTGGAGTTTTCGTCAACTATTCTGGCGCTGATCATGGCAGGAAAAATAGGATCAAACATTACTTCCGAAATAGGGAGTATGCGCGTTACCGAGCAGATTGACTCACTGGAAATTATGGGAATTAACTCTGCAAGCTTTTTGATCATGCCCAAAACATTGGCTGTCGTATTTATTTTCCCTTTTTTGTTTGTGTTGAGCGTATTTTTTGGACTGATTGGAGGTCTCATTGTTGGACCAGCAGTTGGTGCAGTTACTGCTCCCGATTACATCAATGGTATTCAATATATGTTTACGTCATACTATGTTACATTTTCAATGATTAAAACCTTATTTTTTGGTTTTCTAGTGGCCACTGTTCCAGCCTACTTTGGCTATTTTGTTGAAGGAGGAGCATTTGAAGTTGGGGCTGCAAGCACAAGAGCTGTCGTAAATACAAACATATTAATTTTGGTCTTCGACCTGATTCTAACACAACTTTTATTCTAA